A single region of the Aurantiacibacter sp. MUD11 genome encodes:
- a CDS encoding thiolase family protein produces MSDVVIAGYVRSPFHLAYKGALAKVRPDDLAANTIRGLIDKTGVKAEDVEDIVMGCAFPEGEQGFNIARLVGLLADLPLSIGGMTVNRFCGSSMSSIHYAAGQIAMGAGEVFICAGIESMSRVPMTGFNPMPNPELAKKSAAYIGMGDTAENVAKKYGLSREEQDAFAVKSQEKAAAAIEAGKYKDEIVPYTLPDGTVIDADGTPRPGTTAEALAGLKLAFDENGTVTAGTSSPLTDGATAVLVCSADYAAKNGLKVMAKIKSMAISGCAPEIMGIGPVGASQKALERAGLTIDDIDIVELNEAFASQSIATVRDLGIDEAKLNIDGGAIAIGHPLGATGARIVGKAAQLLQREGKKYSLSTQCIGGGQGIATILEVA; encoded by the coding sequence ATGAGTGATGTCGTCATTGCAGGATATGTCCGCTCCCCCTTCCACCTCGCTTACAAGGGTGCTCTCGCCAAGGTCCGTCCGGACGACCTGGCAGCCAACACGATTCGCGGCCTGATCGACAAGACCGGCGTCAAGGCCGAGGATGTCGAGGATATCGTCATGGGCTGTGCCTTCCCCGAAGGTGAGCAGGGCTTCAACATCGCTCGCCTCGTCGGCCTGCTGGCCGACCTGCCGCTATCGATCGGCGGCATGACGGTGAACCGCTTCTGCGGCTCCTCGATGAGCTCGATCCACTACGCCGCTGGCCAGATCGCCATGGGCGCTGGCGAGGTGTTCATCTGCGCCGGCATCGAGTCGATGAGCCGCGTGCCGATGACGGGCTTCAACCCGATGCCGAACCCCGAGCTGGCGAAGAAGAGCGCCGCCTATATCGGCATGGGCGACACGGCAGAGAACGTCGCCAAGAAGTACGGGCTGAGCCGCGAAGAGCAGGACGCTTTCGCGGTGAAGAGCCAGGAGAAGGCCGCTGCTGCCATCGAGGCCGGCAAGTACAAGGACGAGATCGTCCCCTACACCCTGCCCGACGGCACCGTGATCGACGCTGACGGCACTCCGCGCCCCGGCACCACCGCCGAGGCGCTTGCTGGCCTGAAGCTGGCCTTCGACGAGAACGGCACGGTCACCGCCGGCACCTCCTCCCCGCTGACCGACGGCGCCACCGCCGTGCTGGTCTGCAGCGCGGACTATGCTGCCAAGAACGGCCTCAAGGTGATGGCCAAGATCAAGAGCATGGCGATTTCCGGCTGCGCCCCTGAAATCATGGGCATCGGCCCGGTCGGCGCCAGCCAGAAGGCGCTGGAGCGCGCCGGCCTGACCATCGACGATATCGACATCGTCGAACTGAACGAAGCCTTCGCCAGCCAGTCGATCGCCACCGTGCGGGACCTCGGCATCGACGAAGCCAAGCTGAACATCGATGGCGGCGCGATTGCCATCGGCCACCCGCTGGGGGCCACCGGTGCGCGCATCGTCGGCAAGGCCGCCCAGCTGCTGCAGCGTGAAGGCAAGAAGTACTCGCTGTCGACGCAGTGCATCGGTGGCGGCCAGGGCATCGCGACGATCCTGGAGGTCGCATAA
- a CDS encoding long-chain-fatty-acid--CoA ligase, protein MSEAAVATSHPLDPSRILDAEGKLRPRLLTEPFDRAITTFPNRVAIDFLGREWTYGEIGAEVERVASGLQAMGLGKGDRFGLCLPNTPYSVILYYAVLRAGGIVVQLNPLYSESEVEFLITDSGAKFVAVPDLEALHAKVAAAWGKGEMERIVLCSMADVLPFWKSVGLRTLKRSSLAKKRSDAAYIDYRELAAHQPSLRAVEQDPDDVAVLQYTGGTTGRPKGAMLTHANLAANAAQMLLHVGEERDMQERTLGVLPLFHVFALTCVMNFGVEIAAELVLLPRFEMDEVLKTIKRKPPTQLFGVPTIYNAIGSLPDDKVPDLSAVRTSISGGAPLPLDVRLQYEKRTGSPVSEGYGLTEASPIITSNPLLGRQPVKENSAGPAFPHTIVEIRDPETGELLPQGERGEVCARGPQVMKGYWNRPEATEATFIDGALRTGDIGYLDKDGYLFIVDRIKDLILASGYNVYPRVIEDAAYEHPAVKEAIAIGIPDDYRGEAPKLFIALHEGEELDAGTLDAFLKMRLSPIEMPDAYEFRDELPKTLVGKLEKKELVAEERAKAEAAKAAKGETADD, encoded by the coding sequence ATGAGCGAGGCGGCGGTCGCAACGTCCCACCCGCTGGATCCCAGCCGGATCCTCGATGCGGAGGGCAAGTTGCGTCCTCGCCTGCTGACCGAGCCTTTCGACCGCGCGATCACGACCTTCCCGAACCGCGTCGCCATCGACTTCCTCGGCCGCGAATGGACCTATGGCGAGATCGGCGCCGAGGTGGAGCGGGTCGCTTCCGGGCTGCAGGCGATGGGGCTGGGGAAGGGCGACAGGTTCGGCCTGTGCCTGCCCAACACGCCCTATTCGGTCATCCTCTATTACGCGGTGCTGCGCGCCGGCGGCATCGTGGTGCAGCTCAACCCGCTCTATTCCGAGAGCGAAGTCGAGTTCCTGATCACCGATTCGGGTGCCAAGTTCGTCGCCGTGCCAGACCTTGAGGCGCTTCACGCGAAGGTGGCCGCTGCCTGGGGCAAGGGCGAGATGGAGCGCATCGTGCTGTGCTCGATGGCGGACGTGTTGCCGTTCTGGAAAAGCGTCGGCCTGCGCACGCTGAAGCGTTCCTCGCTGGCGAAGAAGCGCAGCGATGCCGCCTATATCGACTATCGCGAACTTGCCGCTCACCAGCCCTCTCTCCGCGCGGTTGAGCAGGACCCGGACGATGTCGCAGTCCTGCAGTACACGGGTGGAACGACCGGGCGACCGAAGGGTGCCATGCTCACCCATGCAAATCTTGCTGCCAATGCCGCGCAGATGCTGCTGCACGTGGGCGAGGAGCGTGACATGCAGGAACGCACGCTGGGCGTACTGCCGCTGTTTCACGTCTTCGCGCTGACCTGCGTGATGAACTTCGGCGTCGAAATCGCCGCGGAACTGGTGCTGCTGCCGCGCTTCGAAATGGACGAGGTGCTCAAGACCATCAAGCGCAAGCCGCCGACGCAGCTTTTCGGCGTGCCGACGATCTACAACGCCATCGGCAGCTTGCCGGATGACAAGGTGCCGGACCTCAGCGCCGTGCGCACCAGCATCTCCGGCGGCGCGCCGCTGCCGCTGGACGTGCGCCTGCAGTACGAGAAGCGCACCGGTTCGCCGGTATCGGAAGGCTACGGGCTGACCGAGGCTTCACCGATCATCACCAGCAACCCGCTGCTGGGCCGTCAGCCGGTGAAGGAAAACTCCGCCGGTCCGGCTTTCCCGCACACGATCGTCGAGATCCGCGATCCGGAGACCGGGGAACTGCTGCCGCAAGGCGAGCGTGGCGAAGTCTGCGCGCGCGGTCCGCAGGTGATGAAGGGTTACTGGAACCGTCCGGAGGCGACCGAGGCCACCTTCATCGACGGCGCCTTGCGTACCGGCGACATCGGCTATCTCGACAAGGACGGCTACCTGTTCATCGTCGACCGCATCAAGGACCTGATCCTCGCCAGCGGCTACAACGTTTATCCGCGCGTGATCGAGGATGCCGCCTATGAACACCCGGCGGTGAAGGAAGCCATCGCGATCGGTATTCCCGACGATTACCGCGGCGAGGCGCCTAAGCTGTTCATTGCCCTGCACGAGGGCGAGGAACTGGATGCGGGGACGCTCGATGCATTCCTGAAGATGCGGCTCAGCCCCATCGAAATGCCCGATGCCTACGAATTCCGGGACGAATTGCCCAAGACCCTGGTCGGCAAGCTCGAGAAGAAGGAGCTGGTGGCCGAGGAACGGGCGAAAGCAGAGGCGGCGAAGGCGGCCAAGGGGGAGACAGCCGATGACTGA
- a CDS encoding MerR family transcriptional regulator, translating into MAPGDLKSIAEASEALGVTQRTLRFYEDKGLIQPKRVGSMRVYSRREMGRMQLILRGKRLGFSIREIGEFLNLYDLDPDQVVQARRMIEATQQRLEELRQQREAIDQTIEELESLEALSLRHLKAREGKD; encoded by the coding sequence ATGGCGCCGGGCGACCTGAAGAGCATTGCCGAAGCGTCCGAAGCGCTCGGCGTGACCCAGCGCACCTTGCGCTTCTACGAAGACAAGGGGCTGATCCAGCCCAAGCGAGTTGGCTCCATGCGCGTCTATTCCCGGCGCGAGATGGGGCGGATGCAGCTGATCCTGCGCGGCAAGCGGCTGGGCTTCTCGATCCGCGAGATCGGCGAATTCCTCAATCTTTACGATCTCGACCCCGATCAGGTGGTGCAGGCCAGGCGTATGATCGAGGCGACGCAGCAGCGGCTGGAGGAACTGCGCCAGCAGCGCGAGGCCATCGACCAGACGATCGAGGAGCTCGAGAGCCTCGAGGCACTGTCGCTGCGGCACCTGAAAGCGCGGGAGGGCAAGGACTGA